TGAAATAGTTATGTATGTCATGTAATGGTTTACTCTTCATACATTAGATACATACACTAGTAGTCTATAAATAGGTTATGCTCTCTCACTTTGTAAGAGAGGTGGTTGGTGATTCACTTGTAAACAAATAACGTTGTTTGTGAAAGTGACTGAAAATTATCTTTTAACCATGTTTGTTATCTCTTCTCTCTCCTCTCTTATTGAATCCAAAGGTTTATTAATTTCTCAAGAAACTCTCTCGTTCTTGCAATATTGCTTTATTCTTGGAACTCATTTCTCAACAAACTGGTGCAGTGAGTGTGGATCaatatgccttcaacaaagtatgagattgagaaattcacatgataaaatgatttcggATTATGGCGCTTGAAGATGCGTGCCTTTCTTATTCAACAAAGTCTACTAGAAGCGTTGAAGGGATTTGAAAACATGGATGTTGCCCTAACAGAGAGGGAGAAGACGATGATGATTAAGAAAGCCCACAATATCATCATACTGAGCCTTGGTAATAAAGTTCTCAGGCAAGTCTCGAAAGAGAAAATCGTAGCAGCTGTTTGGATCAAACTTGAAGGTTTGTACATGACAAAGTCTTTGGTAAATCGCCTCTATGTGAAATACGCTTTGTATTAATTCAAGATTAGTGAAGACAAAGTCTtgactgagcagttggatattaataaaattattcttgATCTGGAAAACATTGATGTTAAAATCAACAATGAAGATCAAGCATTGTTGTTGGTGTGTGCTTTACCAAGATTTCATTCGCATttcaaagaaactctcatgtATGGAAGAGAGTCCCCGACCTTTGAGTAAGTTCAACCGGACTTGTATTCTAAAGACTTGAATGAGAGGAAGGAGCAGAAGTTATCTTTAGTTGGAGAAGGCTTGTCAATAAAGGAAAAATTCTCAAAGAATGATGGAAAGTTTGAGAAGAAGAAGGTAAAGTTCGAAAAAGTCTTATGGTGGGTGATGCTTATTAAGTTTTACCACTAGAAGAAGGAAGGTCATACAAGAAAGGTTCTTCCTAATAGGCCAAGGAGTTATGGTGATAGCAAtgataatggcaatgcaaccattgttcaagatgattatgAGTCATCTGATGTCCTGGTGGTTTTGAGCAGAAACTCTAGCAAGGAGtgaattatggattcaggttgcacttggcacaagACTACAAACAAATATGTGTTTgaagaattatgtgatcaagaagGTGGATCAATACTGTTAGGAAACAATAAAGTCTGCAGGATTACAGGGATTGGATCTGTGAGGTACAAGCTCCATGATGAAACCATAAGGTTGCTGACAGGTGAAGGGGtcgaatttgaaaagaaaggatatAATTTTCAAAAGAGAGCTTGGTATCTTGAGAATCATGAAGGGgttgaaggaagtcttgagaggcatcAAGAAACAAGGCTTCTATTCCCTTGAAGTTGAAGCCAAAAGTGGCTCCGCTGATATTGCATCATTGAAGCACCTGAAAAAGACTCAGTTATGGCACATGAGACTTGGACATGTCAGTGAAAAAGACCTAGTCAGATTAAGCAAGCAAAATCAATTAGGTGTTGATAAGCTCGAAAAGCTGGAGTTTTGTGAACCGTGTGTATTTGGTAAAGCATACAGAGTGATGTTCAACAAAGACCAACAAAGAACAAATGGATCTCTtgattgtatccatgatgatcTTTGGGAACCTGCAAGAAACCCATCACACTCAGGTGCagggtattttctatccatagttgatgattactcAAGAAAGCTTTAGATATCAACTATCTAACAATTAATAGAACATGCATTCAAACTATCAATGATACCtttcactttaattttttttcacttgTAAAAGGTTAAAATAGTAAAAACCTAATCTCCTAGTTAATTCACCTTACTTCAACTTTCACTTTTTCATCCACTTCTCACTCTTTCACTCACCATCtcattcttctttctcttttcatttattattttatttttttctacctaattattttaaatatattaaaatatttaattatagtaTATGATCatcatattaaatatttattggtGTATAAAAGTATACAATGTtgacatttaattttatttttatgataaatttaattaattttatttatttatttattattaaaaatattaattaaaatatttttaaattttaataaaattaaaaatttattttataaaattggaTAATACTTAATAGCCATACACACAATTAACTTTCCATCTAATAGATCACTGTTAAAAAAATAtctattctattttaattaaaaaaattcattatttaagatataaaattcttattttaaatgtcaaaatttcccTTTTTTTCACATatcactatcaacaaaatacttattttattttaattaacaattatctttatttgagacacaaaattcttattttaaaatgtcaAGTTTTGTTCTTTTTCTTACGGGTCATTATCagcaaaatatatatgtattttaattaataattatctttatttgaggcacaaaattcttatttacaTATGTCAATATTTCTCTTTTTCTCACAAGGCACTATaaacaaaatacttattttattttaattaacaattgtctttatttgagacataaaattcttatttttaaatgtcaaattttctctttttctGACAGGCCATTATCTGTATAAtacctattttattataattaacaaTTACATTTGTTTTAGACACaaatttcttattttcaaatgtcaaattttttttttccCTTTCTCCATTTCACgtgcttttttttcttcttgtatGATTATTTTACACAATTGAGTTTATATtattgtaaactcggttttttttggcgaactgactccttgctcttttttgtctttgatattattttttttttattttttgcaagagtcgccaccgacttttattttgtccaatatttaggaaaggcataaaagaccagaaaaaagaccttttgacagattttgggttcggggggttggttatacaaagggaaggttttaagcaccctttgtatccatggttatccatgggctcttaattgcttagctcactttttaaatgttttattgat
This portion of the Vicia villosa cultivar HV-30 ecotype Madison, WI unplaced genomic scaffold, Vvil1.0 ctg.001670F_1_1, whole genome shotgun sequence genome encodes:
- the LOC131636224 gene encoding uncharacterized mitochondrial protein AtMg00300-like translates to MKGLKEVLRGIKKQGFYSLEVEAKSGSADIASLKHLKKTQLWHMRLGHVSEKDLVRLSKQNQLGVDKLEKLEFCEPCVFGKAYRVMFNKDQQRTNGSLDCIHDDLWEPARNPSHSGAGYFLSIVDDYSRKL